One segment of Scomber scombrus chromosome 3, fScoSco1.1, whole genome shotgun sequence DNA contains the following:
- the kbtbd12 gene encoding kelch repeat and BTB domain-containing protein 12, with the protein MDFSAKHGLVLLDQLRRMRESENLTDVVLVAEGISFPCHRVVLSAFSPYFRVMFTCGLRECNNREIFLRDTPADSLALLLNYMYCSDLPLTNANVQGISIAAFLLQMDDVFARCQQHMTENMDASNCLGVYYFARDLGAEELSDHAQRFLRQHFVQVCHSEEVLELEAHQLGKLLSSDDLNVSREETILDVVLRWVKHNILMDGEVRARHLPELLRKVRLPLISPDYLKEAMKRNTALLADAECLEMLNEALQVTAMHPSATPRKLKLRYGMETTDLLLCVGNDSSGIRSRYGNFSERSFCFAPSTGRMYYITSPRYGDALGYVCAGLVTEDNNIIVSGETSTRRMARQKDVNVELYRYKVEAQGSWERLTSAEYRDSYGLGSLGDTLYLIGGLMKLKNQLLITNCVERWSLQGGPWRSAAPLPMPLAYHSVVRLKDCLYVIGGRTPQSYRMDDEPDHLSNRLLEYNPNTNKWTELGPMKYSKYRCSALVLNGEIFVIGGIGCEGVDHGQSRRCLDAVEIYNPDGDYWRDGPPLPCAQLSLRTNASNAGVVGGKIYVCGYYKGAGRNDDITKDILELDPWENRWTLLARHVLMHDNYDVCLVASLNPRGLMSPPADLVKM; encoded by the exons ATGGATTTTTCAGCCAAACATGGGCTGGTGCTGCTCGATCAgctgaggaggatgagggagtCTGAGAATCTGACAGATGTGGTGCTGGTTGCTGAGGGCATTAGCTTCCCCTGTCACAGGGTTGTTCTATCTGCCTTCAGCCCATACTTTCGTGTCATGTTCACATGCGGCCTGCGTGAATGCAACAACAGAGAAATATTCCTGCGTGACACCCCTGCAGACAGCTTGGCTCTCCTCTTGAACTACATGTATTGCTCAGATCTTCCTCTCACTAACGCCAATGTACAAGGCATCTCTATTGCAGCTTTTCTTCTGCAGATGGATGACGTCTTTGCTCGTTGCCAGCAGCACATGACCGAGAACATGGATGCATCCAACTGCCTTGGTGTGTATTACTTTGCCCGTGACCTTGGTGCAGAGGAACTGTCTGACCATGCTCAGCGCTTCCTGAGGCAGCACTTTGTCCAAGTCTGCCACAGTGAGGAGGTGCTGGAGCTGGAGGCCCATCAACTGGGAAAGCTCCTCTCTTCTGATGACCTTAATGTTTCAAGAGAAGAGACCATCTTGGATGTGGTCCTTCGCTGGGTCAAACACAACATTCTAATGGATGGAGAGGTACGCGCTAGGCATCTCCCAGAGCTCCTGAGGAAGGTCCGTCTGCCACTGATATCCCCCGACTATTTAAAAGAGGCAATGAAGAGGAATACGGCTCTGCTGGCTGACGCTGAATGTCTGGAGATGTTGAATGAAGCTTTACAGGTCACAGCGATGCATCCCTCAGCTACACCACGCAAACTAAAGTTGCGGTATGGGATGGAGACCACAgatctgctgctctgtgtgggTAACGACAGTAGTGGGATTAGGTCAAGATATGGCAACTTTAGCGAGCGCAGCTTTTGTTTTGCCCCATCCACAGGCCGAATGTATTACATTACTTCACCTCGCTATGGAGACGCTCTGGGGTATGTGTGTGCCGGGCTTGTAACAGAAGACAATAACATTATAGTATCAGGAGAGACCAGTACTCGCAGAATGGCCAGGCAGAAGGACGTGAATGTTGAGCTCTACAG GTACAAAGTAGAGGCCCAAGGGAGCTGGGAGCGCCTGACATCAGCAGAGTACCGTGACTCTTATGGTCTAGGATCACTGGGCGACACTCTGTACCTGATTGGTGGGCTGATGAAGCTGAAGAACCAGCTTCTTATTACTAACTGTGTGGAACGGTGGTCTCTGCAGGGAGGCCCCTGGCGCAGCGCAGCCCCTCTGCCAATGCCTTTGGCTTATCACAGTGTGGTCAGGCTGAAAGACTGCCTTTATGTGATTGGTGGTCGAACTCCACAG TCATACCGAATGGATGATGAGCCTGACCATCTTAGTAACCGCCTTCTGGAGTATaatccaaacacaaacaagtgGACAGAGCTAGGTCCAATGAAGTACTCAAAGTACCGCTGCAGTGCTCTTGTGCTCAATGGTGAAATTTTTGTGATAG GCGGCATTGGTTGTGAGGGTGTGGATCATGGGCAATCTCGCCGCTGTCTCGATGCTGTGGAGATCTACAATCCAGATGGAGATTACTGGAGAGATGGACCTCCTCTCCCCTGTGCCCAGCTTTCACTTCGTACCAATGCCTCAAATGCAGGAGTGGTGGGAGGAAAGATTTATGTGTGTGGATACTACAAAGGAGCAG GTCGTAATGATGATATAACAAAAGACATTTTGGAGCTGGACCCGTGGGAGAACAGGTGGACTCTGTTGGCTCGACACGTTCTGATGCATGACAACTATGATGTGTGCTTAGTGGCAAGTCTCAACCCAAGAGGACTCATGTCCCCACCTGCAGACTTAGtgaaaatgtga